A window of Acidobacteriota bacterium contains these coding sequences:
- a CDS encoding SurA N-terminal domain-containing protein, giving the protein MTMLDRMRRHKGWLKWSLALVCLTFVFFYIPDFLDSSDTSAPGAALATVDGRTITATDFQRVYNAQLQAYRNAYGANMNDRLLRQLGIDRQILQQLVDEQAALAEAARLGLTASDAEVRERILRIPAFQENGQFVGEERYKQFLRFQNPPMTHTEFEESVRQSLVLDKLRAAITDWITVSDDEVEREYRYRNEKVKVQLVAFTADRFRDGVEATDAEVAAHFEANAEAFRIGERRKIRFISVDAQTLGERVAVAPQDVERFYNINIDQYSSPEEVRASHILFTLEGKNEDEVRAKAEAVLAEARGGADFAALARTHSEDSASQERGGDLDSFGRGRMVPEFEEVAFSLEPGAVSDLVRSPFGFHIIKVFDKKEAVLRPLDEVRDQIAEQLKVERAQQQADDMALRFSSEIRRPADLDRAAAANGLQVQESEFFLRDEPIAGIGFAPEVTAEAFSLPEGGVSQPVPTPQGFAVIALTAREESRVPALDEVKDRVRDALLREKALAAARAAAAEAATRLVTATDFEAAAKSAGLEPRSTDLVARGTAWPDVGIDAAIDAAVFELAAATTSAPIRTATGAVIVRVVEREDVTPEQVAEGVKTLRDELVGERRNRFFSSYMVKAKQRMKIEINREVLQRVTA; this is encoded by the coding sequence ATGACGATGCTCGACCGGATGCGCCGACACAAGGGCTGGCTCAAGTGGAGCCTTGCGCTGGTGTGCTTGACGTTCGTGTTCTTCTACATCCCCGACTTCCTCGACTCGTCGGACACGTCGGCGCCGGGAGCCGCGCTCGCCACCGTCGATGGCCGGACGATCACCGCCACCGACTTCCAGCGCGTCTACAACGCCCAGTTGCAGGCCTATCGCAACGCCTACGGCGCGAACATGAACGACCGGCTGCTGCGACAGCTCGGCATCGACCGGCAGATCCTGCAGCAGTTGGTCGACGAGCAGGCGGCCCTGGCCGAGGCAGCCCGCCTCGGCCTGACTGCGAGCGACGCCGAGGTCCGCGAGCGCATCCTGCGTATTCCCGCCTTCCAGGAGAACGGCCAGTTCGTCGGCGAGGAGCGCTACAAGCAGTTCCTCCGCTTCCAGAACCCGCCGATGACGCACACCGAGTTCGAGGAGAGCGTGCGCCAGAGCCTCGTGCTCGACAAGCTGCGCGCGGCCATCACCGACTGGATCACCGTGTCGGACGACGAGGTCGAGCGCGAGTACCGCTACCGCAACGAGAAGGTGAAGGTGCAGCTCGTCGCGTTCACGGCCGACCGGTTCCGCGACGGCGTCGAAGCGACCGACGCCGAGGTCGCCGCCCACTTCGAGGCCAACGCCGAAGCGTTCCGCATCGGCGAGCGGCGGAAGATCCGGTTCATCAGCGTCGACGCGCAGACGCTCGGCGAGCGCGTCGCCGTCGCGCCCCAGGACGTCGAGCGGTTCTACAACATCAACATCGACCAGTACTCGTCGCCCGAGGAAGTCCGGGCCAGCCACATCCTGTTCACGCTCGAGGGCAAGAACGAGGACGAGGTCCGGGCGAAGGCCGAAGCCGTGCTCGCCGAGGCCCGCGGCGGCGCCGACTTCGCAGCCCTCGCGCGCACCCACTCGGAGGATTCGGCGAGCCAGGAGCGTGGCGGCGACCTCGACTCCTTCGGGCGCGGCCGCATGGTTCCCGAGTTCGAGGAGGTCGCCTTCTCGCTCGAACCCGGCGCGGTGAGCGACCTCGTGCGCAGCCCGTTCGGCTTCCACATCATCAAGGTGTTCGACAAGAAGGAGGCCGTTCTGCGCCCGCTCGACGAGGTGCGCGATCAGATTGCCGAACAGCTGAAGGTCGAGCGCGCCCAGCAGCAGGCCGACGACATGGCGCTCAGGTTCTCGTCCGAGATTCGGCGTCCCGCCGATCTCGATCGAGCGGCCGCCGCCAACGGGCTCCAGGTTCAGGAGTCGGAGTTCTTCCTCCGCGACGAGCCGATTGCCGGCATCGGCTTCGCCCCCGAGGTCACCGCCGAGGCGTTCTCGCTCCCGGAAGGCGGCGTCAGCCAGCCGGTGCCGACGCCGCAGGGGTTCGCGGTCATCGCGCTGACGGCGCGCGAGGAGTCTCGGGTACCTGCGCTCGACGAGGTGAAGGATCGGGTGAGGGACGCCCTGCTTCGCGAGAAGGCCCTCGCGGCGGCTCGTGCGGCGGCAGCCGAAGCGGCGACCCGCCTCGTGACGGCGACCGACTTCGAGGCGGCCGCGAAGAGCGCCGGCCTCGAGCCGCGCTCGACCGATCTCGTCGCGCGCGGCACCGCGTGGCCCGACGTGGGCATCGACGCGGCCATCGACGCGGCGGTCTTCGAACTGGCCGCGGCCACGACGAGCGCGCCCATCCGCACGGCCACCGGCGCCGTCATCGTCCGTGTCGTCGAGCGCGAGGACGTGACGCCCGAACAGGTGGCCGAGGGCGTCAAGACCCTGCGCGACGAGCTCGTGGGCGAACGTCGGAACCGCTTCTTCAGCAGCTACATGGTGAAGGCGAAGCAGCGGATGAAGATCGAGATCAACCGCGAGGTCCTGCAGCGGGTCACGGCCTGA
- a CDS encoding DUF4115 domain-containing protein: MSDGSRAITTLEDALEEIARLRAEVAALRARAGNGADDPPGEADLAGPPEPLVEPRPPEPTQAGNVAAPPVASAQATPITPDVRPGDALDRLERLRESIVRARERREQAVAEFHALVRPATTASAPLDALDDKYVDTAFAADSIGPPRLADLDPAASPASASPTDLRSLMFGSPDATSAVAESEPARQPERPPEPDGAAAPPSSTEGGFRFAPVLVALLIPTVVIVLLGWWWRSAPVGDARPPASAPAPPAAAGQPTPGPPVTSAPAPAMGNDRSPTAGTPVPVPLPAEGAAAATAAERTPPPFVVELVTTRQVWLRVTVDGERRFERLIPAGERFMFDASREVDVRAGDAGAVDVSVAGAPSVPLGADGQVVTRTFRPGDQAVRP, encoded by the coding sequence ATGTCCGACGGCTCGCGCGCCATCACCACGCTCGAAGACGCTCTCGAAGAGATCGCACGCCTTCGCGCTGAAGTCGCGGCGCTTCGCGCGCGGGCCGGGAACGGCGCCGACGATCCGCCGGGTGAGGCCGACCTCGCTGGTCCGCCGGAGCCGCTCGTGGAGCCGCGCCCGCCGGAACCCACGCAGGCTGGGAACGTCGCTGCGCCGCCTGTCGCTTCCGCTCAGGCCACACCGATCACCCCCGACGTCCGGCCCGGTGATGCGCTCGACCGGCTCGAGCGGCTGCGCGAGTCGATCGTCCGGGCGCGCGAACGACGGGAGCAGGCCGTGGCGGAGTTCCACGCGCTCGTGCGCCCGGCCACCACCGCTTCCGCGCCCCTCGACGCGCTCGACGACAAGTACGTCGACACGGCGTTCGCGGCGGATTCGATTGGCCCGCCCCGGTTGGCGGACCTCGACCCCGCCGCCTCGCCCGCGTCGGCGTCGCCCACCGACTTGCGCAGCCTGATGTTCGGGTCGCCGGACGCGACCTCGGCGGTGGCCGAGTCCGAGCCTGCGCGCCAGCCCGAACGCCCGCCAGAGCCGGATGGCGCCGCCGCGCCGCCGTCGTCCACGGAGGGCGGCTTTCGCTTCGCCCCGGTGCTTGTCGCGTTGCTGATTCCCACGGTGGTCATCGTGCTGCTGGGGTGGTGGTGGCGAAGCGCGCCGGTCGGTGACGCGCGCCCCCCGGCCTCGGCCCCCGCGCCTCCGGCGGCCGCGGGTCAGCCGACCCCGGGGCCGCCGGTCACCTCGGCCCCCGCGCCTGCGATGGGCAATGACCGCAGCCCCACCGCGGGGACGCCGGTACCCGTGCCCCTGCCAGCCGAGGGAGCCGCGGCAGCGACGGCCGCCGAGCGCACGCCCCCACCGTTCGTGGTGGAACTGGTGACGACCCGTCAGGTCTGGCTTCGGGTGACCGTCGACGGCGAGCGCCGCTTCGAACGTCTCATCCCCGCGGGCGAGCGCTTCATGTTCGACGCGTCGCGTGAGGTCGACGTGCGGGCGGGCGATGCGGGGGCCGTCGACGTGAGTGTCGCAGGCGCCCCGTCCGTCCCCCTCGGGGCGGACGGGCAGGTGGTGACGAGGACGTTCCGGCCGGGGGACCAGGCCGTCAGGCCGTGA